TGCAGGAAAGAGTTACAACAGCGATTCGGCTTCACCCTGGCCTTCGTGGCGACCCACAGTGGCCTTACACGGTGGCAGGACTTCCCCATTGAGAACGACACACAACCCGAAGACCACTTCGGTAAACTCCATCCTCGAGCGATCGACGAAGTCTGGTACAAACGCGCCGTCGAGCAGTACTACGTCCAGCCGGACAGCTTCGTCTTCTCGGTCCCCATTGACGACGCGGGGGCGGATAACGAGACCTTTGTCACAGCGAGTCACGCCATATTTATTGGTGAGTCTGGTTTAAATATTTCGCTTACGAATCGAAAAGATCAATTCTTCTATAATTTAAGCTGCTCATCATGTCGGCttttatatacctacgtattaAATTTAGAGAGGTCCTTAAAAAGGtcatttattaatttcgaCCGGCTCGCGACCTAAATCGACTCCAcataattcgaaaataatatcCTCATTTGTTCAGACTTTTATCTCATCTCTAACCCGTGCTCCAAATAGGGTGGATTCCATACAACCCTTTCCGGGGCATATCAAATCTACACGACGaatttagatgaaatttggtaGAGGGGGGTTTatgggtcgctgattacgaatctaaactgaaaaattgaaaatgaaaaatggcggATCTAATACGGTGAAGCGAAATCCAAAAAGTCATTCGATTTCGACAAAACTCGGTACTCGGGGGTTACGAATCTGAACGAGAAGTGTGATTTCTGGGGTTTTGGTCCACTATATTGGATCcacaattttgaatttagaaattttgagtgcagattcgtaatcagcgacccgaGAAACCGCTCTATACCAAATTACATCTAAATCCGTTTGGTAGATTTGATATGCCCCGGAAAGTGTTGAAATCCACCCTACTCGGGGCACGGGCTACAGTTAAgataaaaatcttaaaaaatggaggagttatttttgaattatgtgGAGCTGATTTGGGGGTGAGTcggtcaaaattcaaaaatgaattttttaaggaccaccctaataccTATACATACGAATGTTGCGGGTAACGATAATAAACTTCAGGTATAGGAAAAATGAAGGCCCCGGCGGCGGTCGTGGGCTTCCAATTCAAACACTCGAAGCTTCAAAGTCTCTTCCGAAACATAACCTACAGCTGCGAGGGATTGGGTAACTGTCAGAGGAGTTGCGAGGACGAAGGGCTACATTGCTACTTGGTGGACAACAACGGGTACGTCGTCGCTGGTGAAAATTCATCTGACGCGGGTAAGTTCTTCGGCCAAATCAACAAACATGTCATGCTGAGTCTCGTCGAAAACGGCATCTTCGACGAGATCGAGATATACGACTATCAGGCGGTCTGTTTTCGGGATGAGAAGAAAATCTGCAGCCACGGAAACATTTTGTTGACTGTAAGTACGAGTATGCGCAAATAACAGTTCGGCACCATCATCGAAAGGATTCTTCGTTCCTTTTCGCAGCCCTTGAAGACCCTCGAGCGAGCCGCAAATTGGGTGCTTGGTAGCCTGGCCTGGATCTGGGTAAAGAGCGGTATTTGGTCCTCCGCGGATTATGCGTATGCTTACCCTTACCCGAAAGACGATGACGATGAGCAGATAGACGAAGAAACagaggatgaggatgaagaGGAGGACGGGATAATGGTTGAGGAGGTAAAGAGCAAACCGGACGTGCCGGACGAGAAAGCAAATGCAGAGAAATCACATGAAACGAACGATCAAGATCGGAATGACGAGGAGCCGAATGCCGAAACTAAGGGCGAGAAAGACAATCAGCCGCCACAAATCAAACGGACGAGGCCCGAAACCTGCGACCAAAGGGTGCAACTGGCTTTTCTAATTACAGACTGATTACACAGGTccgcaaaaataattttttttcagctgcaCGGGAtgtttttgataaatattatgttttcaaGTGTGCTGAATCCAAAAAGGACTTACATTTTCCTCCAGCGCGTACAGTATTCTTGCAAAATACAAGctgtttgcataaaaaaaaataacaataatgaaaaaaaccacCATTTCATTAGAACAAACTAGGCAATATTTCTTATAacatgagataaaaatttaacacaCCGGTGTTTATTCTTTTCCTATGAAACctattcttcttctctctgATACACGTTCGAACACGCTTCCGCttaccattttttgtttccctGTTTGCATTTATTCTTGAGTCTCACTACAATGAATATTAAATGGAAGTAAGTAATGACTTTTGCTtggatttttaaaatcaagaaCAAGATACCAGATTTCGAATTACATGGGAGTTTCACTCCGaatgaaactacaaacacgagttgaagaaaaaacccGATGTGATAGaactttttgaatatttatccCGGTTTCAGTGAGTGAAAATCTATAAGAAACAGTATAAAAAACCTGTGCAGTTTTTTGgttgcagacctgtgttatctaacaataagcatGCATTCTACTAAAGCGAATAATCCCGACAACTTTCTCATTTTCCAGATGAAGTTGTACCTACTGCAAAACGTTTCTGCAGATAAGTATGACATTGATTGTGTCTCTGTCGGCGATGTTGAGAGGGACTGCGAGCGGCCCTACGTCGTCCAGCCAGTTGACTCGAGCAACATGATTCTCCTCGTGGTGGATGCGATATGCCTAAAATCGGACGCTGAAAAGCTGACTGTTGCTCCCAAAGAGGTTGAGGATTACAAGGACAGTTTGGCATGCTACAAAGCGGCCAACAGCCTCCCGAGGCGGAGGCCGGACTCTTGCATCCGCAACCACACGAAAGAACGAGAGATCAAGGATCTCTGCGGGGGTGCTTCACGCGGTATCGGCATTACGCTGCTTTCGATGCTTTTGCCAATTTTACTCACTGTGCCATCCTCGTTattcgcttttttttaaatcctcgAATTTACTGTATCACGATCAGTGATCGAGACGGGATTCGACAGTCGTTACAATTGATTTAAATTCGTTCTTCGAAATCCCGGAGGTTATTCGAGCTTCAGCTAACAAATATGAGCCAAAATCTATAGTGAGTTACATTGTTGAGATATTTATTGGTAGATATAAACAGCGTATCGTCAGTTTAGTTGCCAAACGCTGTATGACTTTGGGTTAATGTGATTTGGGAAGAAACTATGTAACAAGTGTAGTCGTAGATAAATCGAAACGCATGTAATTGAAATCTGTACTTATCAAATTTCTCGTCCAACATGCTTTCTATTTTTACTCGTTGTCAGTCTGGTTTCTGGTTTCTTCCAATTCTTTTCTTATTGTAGTTGTATCATTCCAAAGTTgggaatttttgatttttcactcgaaGGAGCATTTATGTATTGTAGCaaagtatgaataaaaattctttacgTTGCGATCTCCGACgagtatatatctatattctATACGTATGACGGTAAAAGTTTCGCCAAGTTTTTACCAAATTTACGAAAGCTAACGTATAGGCGCTTGTACAGTTGTACTGCTGTAGGCGTATTGAtaagttataataatatattgatTTCCTACTCGtaagttaaaaattaatataggTATTCGCCTAGTTCCTACATGTTTTTTCTAGTGATTTTATGTatccgtatacatatatatttataagaGTGGAATTTTCGAAAGTAGATACATAACTACAATCGGAAACTTTATACTTATTTATGTACtgtattatattacatacgtaGCTAAACTTATTAAAACTGCGTGAAACCGCAACCAGACTTTGTATACTATTGTAAGCGATGTATTATATacttgttcaaatttttcaaacgatattACTAATTGATTAGGGTATAATGAAACAAATttgtattgtattttatttttctctattttaaTCAACCGAACGCGTGTGTGCTTATTACGTGGGCATGTGTACATAcgttatacataatatattatagtacAGGTACCTGTATTATATACGCTGCGTAAAATGATGCgtgcatatatataaacatacatatatgtgtgcgtgtgcgtatATAAATCTAtaagtacatacatatatatacatacctttATAGCATATATATACGATGAAGTGTGCCTTTCTGACGCGCGCGGATAGGCGAAGTCTTGTTGtatgtttttcaaataaattgagATACTTTATTCACAAAACATAAAATCTCCACAATACATATATTGAATCGATTCCTTAGGGAACAGAGAAGTGAGTTTGAACCCACGATAAAATAATGGACTCGCGAAGAGTACGTTGTCATAATGAACTCGCGATCCgaagatatacatatagtcACGTCAATTTTGTATCAATAATTACCTTTGTTTATTCGACTTATTTACATAGTTTATAAATCCATTCTATATGATCATTAATCTATGCGTGACGAGGACCAGCATTGCACGTCAGCCATTTCGTGCTGCGTTCACATTCTCAAGAAATACGGTTTTGCGCAATTCCTCTTCCAAACTTTTCCCCAGGTTCGCGAGTACTTCTCCCCCCTCTAAAAACCCTTTCAAATTATGGACCGTGCCGTTTGCTATCCTGTGATCCGTGACCCTGTTCTGTTGGTAATTGTACGTTCTAATTTTCTCGTTCCTAAGGCCAAGCCCTCTCTGACTTCTCCTCAACTCCGATGTCGTCGATTGCTGCTCGGCAAGCTGTTTGGCGTAAATACGGGCGCGCAACGTCCGCAGCGCCAACTCCCTGTTCTTGAGTTGAGATCTCTGACTCTGACATTCGACCGTGATCCCGGTAGGTAGGTGGACCATTCTGACCGCCGAATCGGTCGTGTTGACGTGCTGCCCGCCGGCTCCCGATGCCCGCTTCGTTTCGATCTTCAAGTCCTTATCGGCGAGGGAAATTTCGATCTCCGACGGCTGGGGGAGGACCGCCACTGTAACAGTGCTCGTGTGAACTCGGCCCGATTTTTCCGTCGTGGGTATCCTCTGCACCCTGTGGACACCCGCCTCGTGTCTCAACGTCGAAAACGCCCCGTCCCCCGACACCGAGATCGTCACGTGCCGCGTTCCGCCTATGTCCGAAAGCCCGAGATCCATCAGCTCGTACTCGTATCCCAAGTAGTCCAAGTACCCCAAGTACATCTCGTAGATATCCTTGGCGAATAACATCGCCTCCTGACCCCCAACTCCGGCGGTTACTTCTAAAATTACGTCTCTGCACGCGTCCTGGACAGTGTTGGACAATATCGTCTCGATCAATTCCTCGTCCAGAAGCGCGAGCTGCGTTTTATACGCCACCATCTCCTCCGCCACAAGATCCTTTATCTCCTTGTTCTTACCTATTGGCGATGTCAATTAGCACGATTACTACAATGAGTCTTCGAAGGAGCTGGCAGCGACTTGATAATATCCGAAAATTCGCTGTCGCAGTAATCGCAAGCGATtcctcaaatttttatatcaccCTGATAATTTCGGgagaattattattagtaaAGGGAATGTTTTTACACGATTGCGATCCGCTTTTCGGTTAAACATAAATCGAATTTAGCGACCATGTGATTCTCATACGTATATCGAGCTCGCGCGTAcggaacaaataaataaataatcccGTTTAATAACCCtctttaaaatttgtttcttgtCAAAATAGAAAAAGGACAGTTAATTagcataaaaatataattacccAGATCGCTGAGGCTCGTCATGTTTTCGACGATACTTAGCCGGTTTTCGAGTAAACTAACCACCGGTACGAGgtctgtatttttttgaagAGTATCCTGCCCAGCCTTGATATTGTCATACTTTTTAATTATACTATCCAGGTATTTCCTTACTGCCGCATTTGCGATTGTGATTCTGGCGTCGGTGCTGAACTTTCTTCTATTTAGGCAAAGTATAGTCGGCAACTGTAAACTTGCATAGTTTTTCGGAAGTGACGATCGCTTATACCTGCTAAAACTTCGGACCAAACAATACGTTCGAAGGCTTCCAAATAACGCGGACATTGTACTCAGTGATTCTTCACCTAGTTTCAAGTGATTCGGATCACTGATATATAACTACACTTGGACCAACTCACGACATATCAGATTCTGTACATTATAAATAGACAACTTTATTGTAGGTTATGTGCCTGTACTTGACACCTGAATCACACCTTAATCACGTCGTCTGCTCGCCTCGGGCTTGGAGCAACGTTGCCAACCctaaagaaatttctttagATCTGAAGAAATTAGACTCcgttcaaagaaaaaatacaagttgttttcttattaagaaatattgttatttagGTAGGAATCTAAAGAAAATCTGAAGACCTCTGACGAAATCTCAAGACTGATAGCGAAAACTCTGAATATGGTCTGTGAAATCGAAACAATGGTCTAAAAATCAACCAATTGTTCCTGGGATAATATGCGCCAATTAGATAGCGTCTGCAGTTTTTAATTGCACTTATTTTACAAGTTGGTGACcctaaatattaaaaataaaaatattgtatgaTTAAAAGTTCCTAATATCCTTATACATACAATTCAGATTGTAGAATATAAATCTGTCTATGCAGGTACCTCGTTCGGTAATAATTATGATTACATATTTCTAGGAAAATTGTCCGCGTTACGaagcgaaaaaattaaatatgttaTGTATTCCTGTATTTATTGAGTATCAATACCGTCAAACATTAGtcttgaaaatgagaaatatgaAGAATTATTGTGGCGCCATAAAGACATTAAAGAATTATCACGATGTCATCTAAATAAGAAATCTAAAGAATTGTTTTGTCGCCATTTAACGAAATATTCGTCTGATAAGTTGGCAACGCTGGCTCTATAGAGAGCTGATTCAATCATTCATATATGGATTCAATACACCGATATAGGCGCCATCTTTAAACGTAGAAACAAAGTTTTACAACTAGTATTAAAGGGTGGCCATGTGATGACGGCGGCTCCTTGACGGCGGCAAAACTAGTCAAGCTCGCTTACGGTACAGAAGATTGGTTTGGTACTTTAGTAGTTTAGTGTGCTGCGCAAGGTGCATGAAGCAAAACTGTACAGTGTGATGTGAGTCAGTGCGAGTAAACGAGAGTCGAAATCGTGTTTGATCGGTTGAATAGGCTTGACGAAGATAGTCCCGTTACAACCACTTTCAAAGCAGAGATAGATATCGCATCGTGCATAAGGCACATTATCGTAAATGCATTATAGTCGTGATTTTATAAGCGGTGCAAAAGGACTGCAGTGCAACACAGAATCTACCTTATACGTACATAGATTTAATTGACGCATTATAACGCGCGAGAAATGAAGTGTTCAATACCTAATCACGTAATACAATCAGATATCTTAAGTCGAAAAGGATCGTTACCCGTTGCAGAAACCCCGAAACACTTACACAATTCGGACTATTTTTTATGCCTCTACCTATAATTTACACTTGGCATGTACATACCCATACACATAGGTACGCAAGAACTTCAAATCAGTAGTtggttgttctttttttttttacctcatttCTCTCATCTTGTCGATAAATGCTTCGATACTCTGTAAATCCATGAAGTCATCACGACAATCATATCAATCGGCAATGCGTGCAAATTTCGGAAGCCAATTACAGTGTAAGAAACAAGTCATATAGACACGAGCTTTGTATGTATGAACACTACCGTAATAATTGAAACCGTATTTCACGATGGAACCAAACACCTCCGAAATGCGAGAAAAACCATCGGACAAAGGTAATAATCGCACAAGTATGGATCactattggttttttttcactataagTATAAAAGTATCAGTTCTTATGTGATTAAAGTTATTTCAAACTAGCAAAAACTTATAACCAGAATAAACTAAGGGAAAATATTCTGATAACACTTGAAGGCATAAAATATCTTCAATTCAATTATGCCAAAATTAACTATATAATTGATGATTATACCATTATACTTATTCACATTCAtactcattttcttttcttattacagtttattgttttcattgttattattttcaaataattttttttttctaatttttcagaAGATGGATTCGCTTGGCAGGATTATTTGGATGCTACCAAGAGTTT
Above is a genomic segment from Neodiprion pinetum isolate iyNeoPine1 chromosome 1, iyNeoPine1.2, whole genome shotgun sequence containing:
- the mRF1 gene encoding peptide chain release factor 1-like, mitochondrial, producing MSALFGSLRTYCLVRSFSRYKRSSLPKNYASLQLPTILCLNRRKFSTDARITIANAAVRKYLDSIIKKYDNIKAGQDTLQKNTDLVPVVSLLENRLSIVENMTSLSDLGKNKEIKDLVAEEMVAYKTQLALLDEELIETILSNTVQDACRDVILEVTAGVGGQEAMLFAKDIYEMYLGYLDYLGYEYELMDLGLSDIGGTRHVTISVSGDGAFSTLRHEAGVHRVQRIPTTEKSGRVHTSTVTVAVLPQPSEIEISLADKDLKIETKRASGAGGQHVNTTDSAVRMVHLPTGITVECQSQRSQLKNRELALRTLRARIYAKQLAEQQSTTSELRRSQRGLGLRNEKIRTYNYQQNRVTDHRIANGTVHNLKGFLEGGEVLANLGKSLEEELRKTVFLENVNAARNG